Below is a window of Mesomycoplasma bovoculi M165/69 DNA.
GAAGTTGGTTATTTTAGAATTGAACGTTTAGAGCAAATTTTAAAAACTCATAAACTAATTGATTAATAATATAAAAATAAATAAAAAATAAAAAACTCACCTTAAAGGTGAGTTTTTTATAATTGTTTTTTTAAACTTTTAAGTTATGATAAACATCTTGAATATCATCATCTTCTAAAAAAGTATCAATTTGGTTTAAAAGTTTTTCAGTTAATTCTTCTGACAGTTCAACTTCTTCGCTAGCAAAATAACTAATTTCTACTGTTTTAAATTCAGGATTAAATTTTTGCTCAATAGCATTTTTCAAATCTGGAAAAGTTCTAGGCTCACAATAAATTTCAAATGTTTCATCATTTGCAAGAAAATCATTAGCTCCATTTTCAAGTGCAAACATCATAACTTCATCCTCATTTAAATTGGTTTTATCAATTTCAATTAAACCTTTTTGTTCAAAAATATAAGGAATTGCGTTTTGTTTTCCAATTTGTCCATTAGCTCTTCTAAATAAAGCTTGTAAAGATGAAATTGCACGATTAAC
It encodes the following:
- a CDS encoding YebC/PmpR family DNA-binding transcriptional regulator yields the protein MAGHSKWANIKHRKGAQDAIRAKIFNKFSKEIMVAAAKGGPDLNSNSALRMIVAKAKAKSMPKANIEKAIAKATGGASDGANFKELIYSGNLAHGVTLIVTILTDNVNRAISSLQALFRRANGQIGKQNAIPYIFEQKGLIEIDKTNLNEDEVMMFALENGANDFLANDETFEIYCEPRTFPDLKNAIEQKFNPEFKTVEISYFASEEVELSEELTEKLLNQIDTFLEDDDIQDVYHNLKV